The window GGAATGCAAGCGGTTCGCCATGGATGGTATTGACGACACCGTTTTTTCGGCGCGATTGACCCTTTCGGTTCCCCTTGATGCGGACAGCGAGATTATCGCTGAGGAGATCGAAACTTTGTCGGAGGACGTGCGGGTAAATATCCTCTGACAAGGCGTTAAAAGAACCTAGGCTTGTCGGAGGTTTTACAAGGAAAAGGGGCGGTACCGAAAATTCGGTGCCGCCCCTTTTTTATGTCATTTTTACATCAAGCGTTACCTGCAGCGGCTACCTCTGTTCAGCTCAGTTCTTCGCAGAGCGCCCGGTGCAGGGAGCGCTGGGCCTGGACAAAATGGTCGCGAAGCACCGTAAACTGCATATTGGTCTGCCTGGTGGTCTGGGATACCGAGAGAATGTTGATGCCTTCATCGGCCAGGGCTTGCGCGGCCCTGGCGAGTATGCCGGGTTTGGCTATATTCGAGCCGATGGCACAGACGATGGCAACGTTTTTGGTGGTGACGACCTCGAAGTGTTTGCGCATATCTTCGACCAGGGATTGCGAGCAGTCCTTTTCGGCGATAATGACGTCAATGGTGTTGGCGTTGGTCGCCTTGTTGATATAGCTGACGTTGTGATCCTGCAGGATCTTCATGATTCGCATATCAAAACCGACCTCGCCGACCATCCGGGTGTCATGAATTTCCAGGCAGGTTACCGTTTTTGAGCCGGTTACGATTTCCGTCTTGGATTGCGGGCAGATATAGTCCTTGGTTATCAAGGTGCCGCTGTGACTGGGGTCAAAGGCATTCATTACTCGAATGGATATCCCGGCAACTTCCAGCGGTTTTGAGGCCTTGGGATGGATGGCTTCCATGCCGACATCGGCCAGCTGATCGGCGACATCAAAGTTGGTATTGCCGACTGGATGCACCTTGCCTTCACCGATGATTACCGGATCCCCCGAACAGAGGTGGTATTCCTTGTGGATCACCGCCTCACTGGCGCCAAGCAGGCAGGCGATTTTTGAAAAGGTCACCTCTGAATAGCCGCGGTCAAACTCCCGCATAATCCCTTCCGTACCCTTGGTGTAGCCGGTGGCGACGCAGATGGTCGTGGTTGGATCGAGTTTTGCGAAGGTGTGGCGAATGCGCTCATCAATGGTCCGCTCGCGCCGTTCCTGCCAGCCGCTCAGATCGACGAAGGTGGCGTTGTATCCGAGGTTTTGCAAAATATTGGCGCTGTTGAAGGCGCTGTGCATCTCACCGATCGAGGCAAGCAACTCCCGAGCGGCCAGGAGGACTTCGTTGCGATTGACGTAACCGGAGGAAATGACGTTGTCCATGCTCTTTAAGATATTGACGGCGAAGGAGATGCGTTCGCAGACAAATTGGTCGGCAATCGCAATGTTGAGGCCGATACTCTCAAAGTTGCGGTTCATTTCACAAAGCCGGTTCTGCAGGCTGATCATCGCCGGTTCGTACTCGGCATTTTGCTGAAAGCTCTGGTAGATTCCCGGTTGACCGGTCTTTTTATGTTCGAGTAGTTCGTTGGTGACTCCGGAATAGGCGGAAACCACGTAGATTCTGTTATAAATGTCATTTTTGTCTTTAAGGATGACGTTTTTCAACACCTCCCCGAACCGGGACATGGTGGTGCCACCGATTTTTTCAATTCGAAGCCTGCTTGCAGCCATTATATTTCACCGAGTGATTAGAGCCCAGCCGCCGATTCCGAGCAAAATGCACAATGAATTCAAGGTAAACACTCATGTGCGGAACAATACATCAAAGGCGCCTGTATCCTATCGCAAAGATTTTCCGCCTGCAACTGATTTCCTGATGGAATGGAAGTGGCGGCAATCGGCCTGTTTTTTCCTTTAGGTAGCATGGAGTAAGACTCTAAGTCCTTGTCAAAAAAACATTTTAAAGATTGGGTATTAAATAATCAGGTTAATTTTTGCCGGCTTCTAAACTTTCGGTCTTAGTCAACCGATACAGACTGGAGCGTGTTTTTTGTTGCATATGTCAAGGATGACTGCACCACGCTCTCCATCCCACAACACCAGCCAGGGAGGGCCGGCTCATGAGAATTGCTGATTCCGCAATCCAGCTGTATTCGAAAAACACCGCATTTGCATCTTATCAAAAACGTGAATCCCTGACCGTTTGGCACAATGGTGGGGAGCCGAGAGTCACTGGGGCAAACGGCCGAAGGGGGCGGGAGCTTGATCCAGACAAAGAGATACATCGTCTGGCCGACAAGGTATCCCTGTCTTCACCAGCTGCGGTAAAAAAACGTGAGGTGCAGCCCGCCGAGCTTGAGATCCCCGAAGAACAGGAGATGATGAGCGATCTCAATCTGCGTATTCTCCAGGCGCTTTTTGAAAAACTCACTGGCCGGAAGTTTCAGACCATCGATCCGCTGAAGGTGTCCGGAGCTGTCGTCGAAAATGCCCCGGTGGTTGCGGGTTCTGAAGGGACCGAGGCAGTGGCACCACCGGAAAACAGCAGTGCCGGGTACGGGCTGGTGTACGAGTATCACGAATCCCAATATGAATATGAGAAGATCGAGTTTGCCGCAGCGGGGGTCATTACCACAACTGATGGCCGGACTATCGATTTCTCGGCAAGTCTCAGCATGAGCCGGGAATTTTACAGCGAACAAAATATCAATATCCGTGCCGGAGACGCTCTGAAGGATCCGCTGGTGGTCAATTTTTCCGGCACCGCCGCCCAGCTGACCGAGCGGAATTTTGCCTTTGATATCGATGTCGATGGCAGCGCCGAGCAAATAGCCTTTGTGTCCCCCGGCAGCGGTTTTCTCGCTCTCGACAAAAATAGTGACGGGATGATCAATGACGGTAGCGAACTCTTCGGTACCGCTTCCGGTAACGGTTTTGCCGATCTCAGCGCCTACGACGCCGACGGCAATAATTGGATTGACGAAAATGATGCGATCTATGAAAGCCTGCGTATCTGGTCACGTAACAGCAGCGGCGAAGAGCAGCTGCTGGCCCTTGGCCAGGTCGGCATCGGCGCCCTGTATCTCGGTCATATCGAAACGGCCTTTTCCGTCAAGGACGCGGAGAATGCACTGCTTGGCCAGGTGCGGGAGACCGGGCTGGCACTGCTGGAGAGCGGCCAGGCCGTCACTATGCAGCAGATCGATCTGGTCGCATAGGCGCTGCTTGCCCATCCATCAGGCCATTTTTGCCAACGGTTCAGCCGGAACAGAGCACTTCCTGTTGTTTTAGTTTCACCTGCTTGCGGCGAGGGTTTCTCGCCGTCGCCACGGTTTGCCGAAGATCTCCAGTCGCACGGAAATGCCGTGGCAGCGAGGTACCATTCATGGTAAATACCCTCCATGGTTGCAACCGTTGCGGAAATCAATCGGCAACGAGCTTGCCTCTTGCAAACCCATGGACTTCTTTAGACTCAAACTCTCGCTTTTCCTCCTGCTAGCGACAATCGCTTTTGGTACTTCCGGATATGTTCTGGTTGAGGGCATGCATTTATTTGATGCCTTTTACATGACTATCATAACCATCAGCAGCGTCGGCTTCATGGAGGTGCAGCCCCTCTCCAACTCCGGCAGAGGAATCACTATCGTTATCATTATCCTGGGCATCAGCCTTTTGACCTATACCCTTGGGCAGGTTGCCCGTATCTTTGTGGAAGGTGAGCTTAGGAGAGTTCTCGGGAGAAGAAAATTGGAAAAACAGATTGCCAAGTTGCAGGACCACTATATTATTTGCGGCTACGGCCGGATAGGCCAGGTCATTGTCAAGGAACTCAAGACTGCAAGGATACCCCTGGTGGTGATCGAGCAGGATCCGGCAAGCATTGAGATCCTGGAAGATGAAGGTGTACTCTATCTCAATATGGATGCCACCTCCGACGAGGCCTTGAATGCCGCCGGCCTCGCCCGTGCCAGAGGCTTGGTGACGGCGGTCAGTTCCGATGCCGACAACGTCTTTATTGCCCTTTCCGCCAAGGGCTTGCGCCCGGACATCTTCATCCTCGCCCGGGCCTCGGATGTGCAGAACGAAAACAAACTGCTGCGGGCCGGGGCCTCACGGGTGGTTTGTCCGTACCAGATGGGCGGGCGGCGGATGGCGGAGATCCTTCACAAACCGACGGTGGTTGATTTTCTTGATCAGACGATGATGCATACCGAACTCGGCCTGCAGATGGAGGAGGCAATCATCGGCAAGGGGTCGCCGATCATCGGCAAGACCTTGGTCAGCAGTAATCTCCGCCAGGATTTTGGCGTTATCATCGTCGCTATCAAAAGGGTTACCGGTGAGATGATTTTCAATCCGGGACCCGGCGAGATCTTTAACGCCAACGATGTCATTGTTGCCATCGGCAAAAAGGCGGAATTGCGACGGATGTCCCAGGTCGTCTACTGATCCTTTTTCAGCTACGCTCTCATCCTCTTCCGGCCGAATATCCTTCCTGGGAGTTTTTTTATAAAGTATCATCTGCAGGCAAGGCTTGTTTTCGAATATTCGCCGTACCGAAGGAGGAAATACCTTATGGTAATGTCGAACGGGACACCGCCTGACAAGGAAGTCCTTGGTCCACCAGCTCCCGGCATTGGCTGTTTGCCCCCTCGGCGGTATAGAAGGCCCCGACATAAAGAAAAAAGCTTTCTTCCACTGTGCCAAGAACATACGGAACAACTCCGGTTGCTGCAGTCTTTTTATAGGTTGCGGCGAGTTCTTCCTTGTTGCTAAAGATTCCGATACGGGCGGCATATGGGGTTTTTTTGACAGATTTTCCGGTGAGATGGTGTTTGACAAGGGCGCTTTTTGCCTCGGCCTCGGTCGCAAAGGCCCCGGTAAAGAGCCGGTATTTATCTCCTTCGTCATCAAGCGAGACCTTCACCCAATAACAGGTCAGGCCTTTTTTCTTGTAGAAGGATATTGCCTGTTGGGCATTGGAATGTTTAGAGAGGGTTTCGAGGAGGATGGAAAATGGGTGGTTGCCTGCAGAGAGGTGTACCATTTCCATACCATTTTTCTCTTCGGCCTGGGTCTTTTTCACCGGTTTTTGTTGCGGTACGGCCTCCGGTTGTTTTCGTGGTGCCCGCTTCACCTGGGTGGAGTAGGGGTCAACCATCTGGTTTTCCTCAGTCTCACCGGTATCGGTGAGGAGGCCGATTAAAACTGGTGGTTGCCGGTCAGCGGGAGTGTCAGGTGCTGCCTGGTGCGGCACGGTGTCCGGAGCGGCGGCAGCGCTGGCCACCTGCTGAGGATCCATGGGGGCAAGGGCAGTTTCCGGTGTAGCAGCAGATTTCGGTTTATCTTCTATAGATATTGACGGTTCAACAGGCACTGTCGGTGTTGCGGCGGGAAGGGCACGTTCCAGGTCTTGTGGTGGGGAAAGCACTGCGACAGGCGTTTTTTCAGCTGGAGCAGCAGGCTTTATCTGCGGCACCGGTAATACCGGAGCCGTCGGGGCTCTGAAGACGATCACCGCGAAAAGTACAACGGCGAGGATCGAGAAGATAAGTATTGCAGCAAAAAGTTTCTTCATCTGTTTTCTTCTTCACAAATAGAGGACATACGGGTGAATCTGATTTAAGAGCCTTTCTTTACCATGGGTTTACGGGACGATCAAGTTGTGCATTACTGGGTTTTTCCGGACCTCCCCGCCGCCCGTCATTCCTGTTGACATGGTTTATTGAAAACTTGTATCTTATCGCCTCGGATTTTCAACATTCGCAGACCATTTTTGGAGGTACTATTTATCATGTGGCAAAATATAACTGCAGCACCCGCCGATTCTATCCTTGGCTTGACCGATGCGTTCAGAAAGGATCCAAACCCAAAGAAGGTCAATCTGGGCGTAGGGGTATATAAGGATGAGGCCGGCAAGACGCCGATACTGGATTGCGTCAAAGCGGCCGAAAAACTCCTGCTTGACCAGGAAAGTACGAAAAGCTATCTGCCGATTTCCGGCGATCCACTGTATGCCACCGAGGTTCAGAAACTGATTTTCGGTGAGGGCAGCGAGGTTATCTCCTCCGGCAGGGCGGTGACCGCCCACGCCCCAGGCGGCACCGGTGCCCTGCGGGTGGGCGGCGACCTGCTGAAGAAATTTTATCCCAATGCCAAGGTATGGATCAGCAAGCCGACATGGGCCAATCATAAGGGCGTTTTTACCACCTCCGGATTTCCCCTCGCCGAGTACGCCTACTACAATGCCGGCACCAAGTCCCTCGATTTTCAGGGGATGATCGCAGATCTGCAGACCGTTCCCGCCGGGGATATTGTGTTGCTGCACGCCTGCTGCCATAACCCGAGTGGCGTTGACCTGAACGCCGAACAGTGGCAAAAGGTAGCGGCAATCAGCGCCGAAAAGGGCTGGGTGCCCTTTATGGACTTTGCCTATCAGGGCTTTGGTGAAGGTCTTGAGGCCGACCGCGCGGGCATTGAGGCCTTTGCCGCCACCGGTGTTGATTTTTGCATCTCCAGCTCCTACTCGAAGAATTTCGGTCTCTACAACGAGCGTACCGGCGCCATCACCATCGTCACGCCAAACGCCGCGGAGGCAGCGGTGGCGATGAGCCATCTGAAGGCCACCATTCGGGTCATCTACTCCAATCCGCCGGCCCACGGCGGGCTGGTTGTCGCCACCATTCTTTCCACACCGCAGCTGCGGGAGCAGTGGCTTGCCGAACTGGCCGGGATGCGCAACCGCATCAAGGCGATGCGCGTTGCCCTGGTTGAGGGGTTGACCGCCCGGGGCGTCAAAGGCGACTTCTCCTCGATCACCAGCCAGCGCGGCATGTTTTCCTTCAGCGGTTTGTCCGATGAAGTTGTCCAGTGGTTGCGGGCCAATAAGAGCATCTACGTAGTAGCCGGGGGCCGGATCAATCTGGCCGGTCTCACTGAGGCCAATATCGGCTATGTCTGCGACGCCATCGCCGAGGCAACGCGAAGCTGATACTGATTGGCGCACCTGTTTCGTAACCAAGGGCAACCAGGAAGCTGGTTGCCCTTTCTCTTTTTCAGGTTTCTTCCGATAGTTGGTTGTTATGTGGGGCAGCACAATAATTCGATATTATCGAATTATTGTGCTGTAATTATCTATTTGTTCTAAGAAACTTCTCTTGGTATGCTCATCCCTTCAGGCTGCCCATCGACAGTTGCAACCATTCTAAATACTTTAAAAGGAGACGAAATTAGATCATGGCCAGGTTATGGAAGAGATTTACCCCGATTTTTATGTTGCTTATCGCCTTTGCCCTCATTGAAGGTGGACTAACCACCGATTACGCCGATGCCCGCTCCAAATCGGGCGGGAAGTCCTTCAGTTCAAGCCCCAGCAAGACTCCGGCCAGCACACCGGCAACGGCACCTGCCGCCGGTGGCGGCTTTGGTCGTGGCCTGATGGGCGGTCTTCTCGGTGGCGCCATCGGCGGAATGCTCTTTGGCTCGATGTTTGGCGGCGGCGGCTCCGGTATGGGAATCCTCCCTTTGCTGATTCTCGGCGGTGTTGGATTCTTTCTCTACCGAAAATTTGCCAAGGCCAGGCAAGGTGCCGGCAATGCGACGCCAAGTCAATATAGCCGGCAGGGAGTTCAGGTACCAAACATCCTGAGTGGCGGGGCTGGTAGTTATTCTCAGCCGCCACCGCCTCCGGTTATCGGCGAAAACCTGGTAGACGATGGCCTTCGGCAGATCAAGGAGAGCGACAGGAATTTTGATCCGACCTATTTCACCGAAGTGGCCTCGGATGTCTTCTTCCAGGTGCAGGCGGGATGGATGCGGCGGGATCTCCAGTCCTATCGGCATCTTCTCGGTGAGCAGTTGGCCCGGGAGTATGAAGAGCAATTTGTCGACATGCGCAGTAAGGGCCATATCAACAAGTTGGAGTCCATTGCCATTCGTGGGGTGGAGATCGTTCAGGCGGGTAGCGACGGCCGCGAAGATTTCGTCACTGTGCTGTTTACCGCCAACCTTCTCGATTATACGGTTGACGACAAGACAGGCCAACTCGTCTCCGGCAGCATGACCGAGCCGGTGAAATTCAAAGAAGAGTGGACTTGGGCAAGAGCTACCGGCACCCAGAATTGGAAGCTTGAAGGCATAGAAGAGAGTTGAGAGTCATCGCCGGCACAAGGCATCTTTCGTGCTCTTGTGCCGGCGGTAATACACCTAAGCTAATTCCTGCTCGGTGCGACTGATGATCTCCTCCTGATGTTCGCGGTCGAGATCGACGAAGTAATCGCTGTAGCCTGCCACTCGGACCAGCAGGTTGCGGTATTCGTCGGGATGCTCCTGGGCGGTGCGCAGGGTCTTGCTGTCGACGACGTTGAACTGGATATGGTGGCCGCCGAGGGTGAAGTAGGTGCGGACCAGGCCGGCGAGCTTGTCGAGATCCTGGTCGGTGGCGAGCACGCTCGGCAAAAAGCGCTGGTTGAGCAGGGTGCCGCCCGATTTCAGCTGGTCCATCTTGCTCAGTGATTTGATGACCGCTGTTGGCCCCTGCCGATCAGCACCGTGTGAGGGCGAGGTGCCATCCGATTCCGGCAGACCGGCAAACCGGCCATTGGCCGAGGCGCCGAGCATCTTGCCGAAATAGACATGGCAGGTGGTGGACAGCATGTTCAGATGGTAGGCCGTGCCCTTGGTATTCTGTTTGCCGTCGA of the Desulforhopalus sp. genome contains:
- a CDS encoding aspartate kinase: MAASRLRIEKIGGTTMSRFGEVLKNVILKDKNDIYNRIYVVSAYSGVTNELLEHKKTGQPGIYQSFQQNAEYEPAMISLQNRLCEMNRNFESIGLNIAIADQFVCERISFAVNILKSMDNVISSGYVNRNEVLLAARELLASIGEMHSAFNSANILQNLGYNATFVDLSGWQERRERTIDERIRHTFAKLDPTTTICVATGYTKGTEGIMREFDRGYSEVTFSKIACLLGASEAVIHKEYHLCSGDPVIIGEGKVHPVGNTNFDVADQLADVGMEAIHPKASKPLEVAGISIRVMNAFDPSHSGTLITKDYICPQSKTEIVTGSKTVTCLEIHDTRMVGEVGFDMRIMKILQDHNVSYINKATNANTIDVIIAEKDCSQSLVEDMRKHFEVVTTKNVAIVCAIGSNIAKPGILARAAQALADEGINILSVSQTTRQTNMQFTVLRDHFVQAQRSLHRALCEELS
- a CDS encoding NAD-binding protein; this translates as MDFFRLKLSLFLLLATIAFGTSGYVLVEGMHLFDAFYMTIITISSVGFMEVQPLSNSGRGITIVIIILGISLLTYTLGQVARIFVEGELRRVLGRRKLEKQIAKLQDHYIICGYGRIGQVIVKELKTARIPLVVIEQDPASIEILEDEGVLYLNMDATSDEALNAAGLARARGLVTAVSSDADNVFIALSAKGLRPDIFILARASDVQNENKLLRAGASRVVCPYQMGGRRMAEILHKPTVVDFLDQTMMHTELGLQMEEAIIGKGSPIIGKTLVSSNLRQDFGVIIVAIKRVTGEMIFNPGPGEIFNANDVIVAIGKKAELRRMSQVVY
- a CDS encoding SPOR domain-containing protein, translated to MKKLFAAILIFSILAVVLFAVIVFRAPTAPVLPVPQIKPAAPAEKTPVAVLSPPQDLERALPAATPTVPVEPSISIEDKPKSAATPETALAPMDPQQVASAAAAPDTVPHQAAPDTPADRQPPVLIGLLTDTGETEENQMVDPYSTQVKRAPRKQPEAVPQQKPVKKTQAEEKNGMEMVHLSAGNHPFSILLETLSKHSNAQQAISFYKKKGLTCYWVKVSLDDEGDKYRLFTGAFATEAEAKSALVKHHLTGKSVKKTPYAARIGIFSNKEELAATYKKTAATGVVPYVLGTVEESFFLYVGAFYTAEGANSQCRELVDQGLPCQAVSRSTLP
- a CDS encoding aspartate/tyrosine/aromatic aminotransferase, whose amino-acid sequence is MWQNITAAPADSILGLTDAFRKDPNPKKVNLGVGVYKDEAGKTPILDCVKAAEKLLLDQESTKSYLPISGDPLYATEVQKLIFGEGSEVISSGRAVTAHAPGGTGALRVGGDLLKKFYPNAKVWISKPTWANHKGVFTTSGFPLAEYAYYNAGTKSLDFQGMIADLQTVPAGDIVLLHACCHNPSGVDLNAEQWQKVAAISAEKGWVPFMDFAYQGFGEGLEADRAGIEAFAATGVDFCISSSYSKNFGLYNERTGAITIVTPNAAEAAVAMSHLKATIRVIYSNPPAHGGLVVATILSTPQLREQWLAELAGMRNRIKAMRVALVEGLTARGVKGDFSSITSQRGMFSFSGLSDEVVQWLRANKSIYVVAGGRINLAGLTEANIGYVCDAIAEATRS
- a CDS encoding Tim44 domain-containing protein; this translates as MARLWKRFTPIFMLLIAFALIEGGLTTDYADARSKSGGKSFSSSPSKTPASTPATAPAAGGGFGRGLMGGLLGGAIGGMLFGSMFGGGGSGMGILPLLILGGVGFFLYRKFAKARQGAGNATPSQYSRQGVQVPNILSGGAGSYSQPPPPPVIGENLVDDGLRQIKESDRNFDPTYFTEVASDVFFQVQAGWMRRDLQSYRHLLGEQLAREYEEQFVDMRSKGHINKLESIAIRGVEIVQAGSDGREDFVTVLFTANLLDYTVDDKTGQLVSGSMTEPVKFKEEWTWARATGTQNWKLEGIEES